GGTGTGTACAAGGCCCGGGAACGTATTCACCGTGACATTCTGATTCACGATTACTAGCGATTCCGACTTCATGGAGTCGAGTTGCAGACTCCAATCCGGACTACGACGTACTTTGTGGGATTCGCTCACTATCGCTAGCTTGCAGCCCTCTGTATACGCCATTGTAGCACGTGTGTAGCCCTACTCGTAAGGGCCATGATGACTTGACGTCGTCCCCACCTTCCTCCGGTTTGTCACCGGCAGTCTCCTTAAAGTTCCCACCATTACGTGCTGGCAAATAAGGACAAGGGTTGCGCTCGTTACGGGACTTAACCCAACATTTCACAACACGAGCTGACGACAGCCATGCAGCACCTGTCTCACAGTTCCCGAAGGCACCATCTGATCTCTCAAATGTTCTGTGGATGTCAAGAGTAGGTAAGGTTCTTCGCGTTGCTTCGAATTAAACCACATGCTCCACCGCTTGTGCGGGCCCCCGTCAATTCATTTGAGTTTTAACCTTGCGGCCGTACTCCCCAGGCGGTCTACTTATTGCGTTAGCTGCGCCACTAAGTCATTACAACCCAACGGCTAGTAGACATCGTTTACGGCGTGGACTACCAGGGTATCTAATCCTGTTTGCTCCCCACGCTTTCGCACCTCAGTGTCAGTATTAGTCCAGGGTGTCGCCTTCGCCACTGATGTTCCTTCCTATATCTACGCATTTCACCGCTACACAGGAAATTCCACACCCCTCTACCATACTCTAGCTAGCCAGTATCGGGTGCCATTCCAAGGTTGAGCCCTGGGATTTCACATCCGACTTAACAAACCACCTACGCGCGCTTTACGCCCAGTAATTCCGATTAACGCTTGCACCCTCTGTATTACCGCGGCTGCTGGCACAGAGTTAGCCGGTGCTTCTTCTGGGGCTAACGTCAAAATGATAACGTATTAAGCTATCACCCTTCCTCACCCCTGAAAGTGCTTTACAACCCTAAGGCCTTCTTCACACACGCGGCATGGCTGGATCAGGCTTGCGCCCATTGTCCAATATTCCCCACTGCTGCCTCCCGTAGGAGTCTGGGCCGTGTCTCAGTCCCAGTGTGACTGGTCATCCTCTCAGACCAGTTAGAGATCGTCGCCTTGGTAGGCCTTTACCCTACCAACTAGCTAATCTCACGCAGGCTCATCTAATAGCGGAAGGCTCCGAAGAGTCCCCTCCTTTCCCCCTTAGGGCGTATGCGGTATTAGCATGCGTTTCCACATGTTGTCCCCCTCTACTAGGCAGATTCCTACGCGTTACTCACCCGTCCGCCGCTCGTCAGCAGGAGCAAGCTCCTCTGTTACCGCTCGACTTGCATGTGTTAAGCCTGCCGCCAGCGTTCAATCTGAGCCATGATCAAACTCTTCAGTTAAAAGTTTGCTCACTCAAATCTTATTACACTAACTATAACTTAATCGATTCATCGTCCCTAAGAACAACAAATCAACATAAAGCGATTGCCGTGTAGACTCTCGTAAGACTTCAATTTTTTTGATCAACTACATCTCGGCAAGCCGGTCTGCGATGATCTTCTGAAGCCTCTAGCGAGCGCCCACACAAATTATCTGATTATCTATTTTAAAGAGCGATCTGATCTTCGTCTCAACGTTCTTACTAGGTAAGTGACAAACTGTTGTTTGCGTCGTTGTCCGTGTCAGTGGAGGCGTATAATACAGCCTGAATCTTTTAGCGCAAGCCCTTTTTTAAAGTTTTTTACTTTTGTTTCATACTCATTACAAATAATAGAAAAGGCGCCTAAGCGCCTTTTCTATTATTCACTAAACTTCATGATGACTATAATGTAATTATAGGACAAACAAATGGTGTTTTTTCTTACCTAACTTAACAAGGAAGTATTTGCCGTAATAGCCATTCTCAGATTTAAAAATATCCGCAGCACTCATGTTGTCATCAAGCCCTTTCGCCACTCCATTTACGAATACTGAATTTCGCTGCAGCGCATCCTTAACTTGCTTCCCGCTCGCAGCCAGACCTGAATCCGCCATCAAAGAGGTTAACGGCACTGAAGACAGATCAATTCCAAACAACGAACTACTTGGCAATCCATCTTGTTGTATTTGAGCTAAATCCTGCTCACTCAATGAATCGACATCACCACTAAACAAAGCTTGAGTTATACGCTCCGCTGCTTGAAGACCGTCATCACCATGAACAAGCTTAGTAACCTCACGCGCCAAGATAGATTGACCCTGTGGTTTACCACCACCTTCCTTGTCTTGTTTTTCAATAGCGTCAATTTCTTCTACTGACAGAAATGTAAAGTATTTTAAGAATTTATAAGCATCCGCATCAGCAGAGTTTAGCCAGAACTGGTAAAAGGCGTATTGACTGGTCTTACTCGAATCCAACCAAATCGTACCTGTTTCCGTTTTACCAAACTTTGTACCATCTGACTTAGTCACCAAAGGCATCGTCAAACCAAAGGCTTGATTGCCGTTTTGTCGACGAGTCAAATCGGTTCCACCAGTGATATTCCCCCACTGATCACTGCCACCAATCTGTAGTGTGCAATTATGTCTTCTATTCAGCTCTGCAAAATCATAAGACTGCAGAATCATGTAAGTAAACTCGGTAAACGATATCCCTTCACCTTCGCGGTTGATACGCTGCTTCACCGATTCTTTTTGGATCATGGCATTTATAGAAAAGTGCTTACCGACATCACGTAAAAAATCTAGAATACTAAGGTCTTTCGTCCAGTCATAGTTATTAACAATCTCAGCACTATTTGCCTCATCATTAAAATCGATAAATTGACTAACTTGCGCGCGTAACTTTTCTACCCATTCAGCAACTACTTCAGGGCCATTTAATTTACGCTCAACCGCCTTAAAACTTGGGTCACCAATCAAACCAGTCGCACCTCCAACTAACGCCAATGGTTTATGGCCCGCTAATTGAAAGCGCTTAAGCATCAACAGTGGCACTAAGCTACCAATATGCAGACTATCTGCTGTAGGATCAAAGCCACAATAAAGAGTACGACTTCCGCCATCTAGATGTCTTCTCAGCTCATCTTCGGCCGTCATTTGGGCGATAAGTCCGCGAGCTTGCAAGTCATTTAAAAGGTCTTTACTGCTGACAGTCATTATTTTGATCCATATCCTAGTTAGTTTATCGTACTTAAGCATTCAATTATAAAAGTAATGTTGGTAGGATTATAAGGCTTTATTAAAGATTTTTGGGTACGCATTTTGATCAAACTATTACCAACAAAGCATTTACTGCTAATTTCAGCTGTAAGTGTGCTCCTCGCCGTAGTGCTTTTAGCCCTGCCAGACGAGGAAACAGTCGACAATAGCCTCATATCCCTCGAAGCAAACTTTGAGGTAATAGACCAGTCTAAGCTGATGCTTAATGACTTGCAGAAGCTCACACCTTCAACTAACACGGCGGCATCGACTTCATTTTTTACCAACAACATAAATCCTACTTACAATATCTCAACACCGGACGCCTTAGTAAAAAAGAACAGCCCACCGACATTTAAGGAACAAACAGCCGAGGTTAAGTCAGGCGACTCACTCTCCAAGGTGCTATCTAATAAAGGCATATCAGCACAAGATATATACAAAGTGTCTCTAGCCGATAAAAAACAAAAAACATTATTACAAATGAGACCGGGACAAAAGCTAAACTTCACCACCAATGAAGCTTCTGGTGAGCTCACCCGACTGACACTTATTTTAAACCGCTTAGATAGCGTCACCTTTGAACGTAATGACAATGAATTCAGCAGAACGGATACATCTAGAACACCAGAAATCGTTCAAACCTATAAAGAAGCTGAAATAAATAACTCTCTGTTTGTTGACGGGTTAAGATCTGGTATTGAGCAAGCGCTCTTAATCGAACTTGCCAATATTTTCGGCTGGGATATTGACTTCGCTTTGGACATACGTAAAGGCGACAGTCTAAGCATGCTATACGAGGAAAAATTCCTTGATGGCGAAAAAATTGGACACGGCAATATTATCGCAGCCCAATTCATTAATAATGGCCGAACTTATCAAGCCATTAGATATAAAACAGGAAAAGGTGCCAATTACTACACCCCTGACGGTATGGCTATGCGCAAGGCCTTCATCCGGACACCTGTGGATTTCACTAGAATTTCATCTAAATTCAACCCCAACAGATTACATCCAATCTTCAAAACCAGTAGACCTCACCGAGGAGTGGATTACGCGGCGGCCAGCGGAACACCAGTCAAGGCTGCTGGCGATGGGAGAATTTCCTTCGCAGGAAAACAAAATGGTTATGGCAATGTTGTTATTATCGATCACGGACGGGGCTACCAAACACTGTATGCTCACTTAAGAGGTTTTGCGAGAGGCACCAAGCGTGGCGTAAAGGTTCAGCAAGGCAGAATAATTGCCTATGTGGGACAAACTGGCTGGGCAACAGGCCCTCACCTGCATTATGAATTCAGAATAAATGGCACGCATAAAAACCCAGTAACCGTCAGACTACCAAATGACGACCCCATGCCTAAAGACGATTTGAAGAAATATCTACCTTATGCAAAACAAGTTGTCACCACATTATCCAACTCTCACTCACCTTCATTTGCACAAAAACTTGCCTCTCTTAAAAACTAAGCAACAAGAAGACAAAAAAAAGCAGCCAATCGGCTGCTTTTTTTCAAATAACGACACAATTTCAAATTAGATAGCGCCGTTAACAAACTCTACTAGTTGAGATTTAGATACTGCACCTACTTTAGTGGCAACCACTTCACCACCTTTAACGATAAGCAAAGTAGGAATACCACGAACATTGTATTTCGGAGCTGTCTCTTGATTTTCATCAACATTAAGCTTTACAACTTTTACTTTACCCGCGTATTCAGCAGCGATATCTTCCAAAACTGGCGCAATCATCTTACATGGTCCGCACCATGGAGCCCAAAAATCAACAATAACTGGGATGTCTGAATTCAGCACTTCTTCTGCAAATTGAGCATCTGTGATTTGGATTGTATTTTCACTCATAATAAGTTCCTCAAAATCTATGTTTTAACCAATGAATATTACCCAGTATACCACTAAATGATTAGGGTAAAAATGTGTTATCTCCAATTAAGCCAATAGCAGAATGCTATAACATCAAGGAACGAATAACCGTTGGAAGCTCAAGTAAAGAATGCACTTCTGCATTTGAACGCCCTCCCCATTCATCCCCCCAGCGCTGCGCACCATGGCGATTAAACCAAACACTTCTTGCCCCTGCATTGGATGCTCCAAACACATCATCTATCGGATGATCACCTATATGAATAAGTTGAGTTAAATCCACGCCCGCAGTTTTGGCAGCAAAAGAAAATAGATCAACCGAAGGCTTTGCAATACCAACCTGATCTGCTCGAACCGCAAAATCAAAATACTGACCTAGCCCGACATAAGGGTGATACACATCGGCATTACCATTCGTTATGACTGCTAAAGAGTAATCCTGATGTAACTCCTCCAACACATCGACTACATGGGGATAAAGATCTACTTTCTGACGCCATTCACAAAAATGGGCCAATGCTGCTTCCGCAACCAAATTTGCTTCTTCAGAAGGTAAACCAAACTGCTTTAGCGCCAATTTATAAATTGACAGACGCAAAGCCGTTAAATTTGGGGACATTGCTGGATTTTCAGCTAATACTTTTTGCTTTAACGCTTCTCGGGCAGACAAAGAGTACTGTTGTGAAAAACCAGGAAAACGCTCTTCAAACCAAGACTCCATAGCATATTCCGCACGCATAATAACAGGCGCGACATCCCATAATGTATTGTCTAAGTCAAAGGTAATAAGGACACTCACGGCAGTAACCTCAATAAAATCGCACTCAATAGATCGGCAATATATTGAAGAAACATAGCACCTTTGTCTTTATTGAACGCCGACTCACTTTCAGCTCCCAAAACCAAAACACCGCATTTTTTAATTTCTCCACCTTCACGTGAAAGGAGAGGAAGAACCGCAACGGAACGAATCGAATCAATATCATCAGAAAAGAGAAAACGCATTTCATTTGCAGGCAGGACACCACAAAAACAATCAACAAAGCCTGCCGCATGAGACAAAAACACGTCGTCATCCACCAGCAAATGACTTCTAACCGCACTGTCTGGAAATTCACCATACAAAACAAAAGCATGATGAGATATTTCAAAGTCATCTCGTACCATGTCATCCACAACAACCGCAAGGTCATCCAAAGAACTGCACGTAAGCCCCGCCAATACTAAACGACGACTCTTTTGCATTGTAGATTCGTTTTCACGAGCCACTTCGACAAGACGCTCAAACTGCCCTTTATAATCCGCTGTAGACTGTCTTAATAAATTCACTTGGTATTCAAGTAATGAGACCACCTTCCCATTAATAGGATGAGGAAGTGTCAGACTCTCCAACAAATCAGAATGCCGACTAAAGAAATCCGGCGTTTTTGACAAATATTGAATTACTTCCTCTTCTCTCATAATTCCTCTTATAGGTAAATTTGACCTTCAAACACTTTCTCAGCAGGTCCAGTCATAAAAATTGGCTGATCTTCACCCTGCCATTCGATATGCAAATCACCACCGCGCAAATGTGCCGTCACGCTAGGTGACAACCAGCCCTGTTTAATGCCAGCCACAACTGCCGCACACGCACCCGTTCCACAAGCCTGAGTTTCACCGACACCACGTTCGTAGACACGCAAGTTAACCTCTGATGAATTAATCACTTGCATAAAGCCAACATTCACGTTTTTAGGGAAACGTTCATGACATTCAATAAGTTCACCAACCGTTGCAACTAGCTCATCAGTCAGCTGATCCACTTTAATAACCGCATGGGGGTTACCCACCGACACTGGCGTCATAAAATAATCATTTTCTCCAGCGGTAATGCTATAGAGACCTTCGCTAGGGTCAGCTATAAATGGTAAATCTTTTGGCTCAAAGCTTGGCGATCCCATGTCCACCGTGACCAACCCATCATCTAGCACACGTAATTGGATAGCTCCGCACTTTGTTTCAACATTAATAATACGCTTATTCGTTAACTCTCTATCAAGTACAAATTTAGCAAAACAGCGTGCACCGTTCCCACAATGCTCGACTTCAC
This genomic stretch from Marinomonas primoryensis harbors:
- a CDS encoding DUF484 family protein translates to MREEEVIQYLSKTPDFFSRHSDLLESLTLPHPINGKVVSLLEYQVNLLRQSTADYKGQFERLVEVARENESTMQKSRRLVLAGLTCSSLDDLAVVVDDMVRDDFEISHHAFVLYGEFPDSAVRSHLLVDDDVFLSHAAGFVDCFCGVLPANEMRFLFSDDIDSIRSVAVLPLLSREGGEIKKCGVLVLGAESESAFNKDKGAMFLQYIADLLSAILLRLLP
- a CDS encoding peptidoglycan DD-metalloendopeptidase family protein, producing MIKLLPTKHLLLISAVSVLLAVVLLALPDEETVDNSLISLEANFEVIDQSKLMLNDLQKLTPSTNTAASTSFFTNNINPTYNISTPDALVKKNSPPTFKEQTAEVKSGDSLSKVLSNKGISAQDIYKVSLADKKQKTLLQMRPGQKLNFTTNEASGELTRLTLILNRLDSVTFERNDNEFSRTDTSRTPEIVQTYKEAEINNSLFVDGLRSGIEQALLIELANIFGWDIDFALDIRKGDSLSMLYEEKFLDGEKIGHGNIIAAQFINNGRTYQAIRYKTGKGANYYTPDGMAMRKAFIRTPVDFTRISSKFNPNRLHPIFKTSRPHRGVDYAAASGTPVKAAGDGRISFAGKQNGYGNVVIIDHGRGYQTLYAHLRGFARGTKRGVKVQQGRIIAYVGQTGWATGPHLHYEFRINGTHKNPVTVRLPNDDPMPKDDLKKYLPYAKQVVTTLSNSHSPSFAQKLASLKN
- a CDS encoding HAD family hydrolase, yielding MSVLITFDLDNTLWDVAPVIMRAEYAMESWFEERFPGFSQQYSLSAREALKQKVLAENPAMSPNLTALRLSIYKLALKQFGLPSEEANLVAEAALAHFCEWRQKVDLYPHVVDVLEELHQDYSLAVITNGNADVYHPYVGLGQYFDFAVRADQVGIAKPSVDLFSFAAKTAGVDLTQLIHIGDHPIDDVFGASNAGARSVWFNRHGAQRWGDEWGGRSNAEVHSLLELPTVIRSLML
- the trxA gene encoding thioredoxin TrxA, with the translated sequence MSENTIQITDAQFAEEVLNSDIPVIVDFWAPWCGPCKMIAPVLEDIAAEYAGKVKVVKLNVDENQETAPKYNVRGIPTLLIVKGGEVVATKVGAVSKSQLVEFVNGAI
- the dapF gene encoding diaminopimelate epimerase encodes the protein MLLKFTKMHGLGNDFVVVDAVSRKVFFNKQQIERLSDRNWGIGFDQLLVVEPPSHPDMDFRYRIYNSDGCEVEHCGNGARCFAKFVLDRELTNKRIINVETKCGAIQLRVLDDGLVTVDMGSPSFEPKDLPFIADPSEGLYSITAGENDYFMTPVSVGNPHAVIKVDQLTDELVATVGELIECHERFPKNVNVGFMQVINSSEVNLRVYERGVGETQACGTGACAAVVAGIKQGWLSPSVTAHLRGGDLHIEWQGEDQPIFMTGPAEKVFEGQIYL
- the tyrS gene encoding tyrosine--tRNA ligase, whose protein sequence is MTVSSKDLLNDLQARGLIAQMTAEDELRRHLDGGSRTLYCGFDPTADSLHIGSLVPLLMLKRFQLAGHKPLALVGGATGLIGDPSFKAVERKLNGPEVVAEWVEKLRAQVSQFIDFNDEANSAEIVNNYDWTKDLSILDFLRDVGKHFSINAMIQKESVKQRINREGEGISFTEFTYMILQSYDFAELNRRHNCTLQIGGSDQWGNITGGTDLTRRQNGNQAFGLTMPLVTKSDGTKFGKTETGTIWLDSSKTSQYAFYQFWLNSADADAYKFLKYFTFLSVEEIDAIEKQDKEGGGKPQGQSILAREVTKLVHGDDGLQAAERITQALFSGDVDSLSEQDLAQIQQDGLPSSSLFGIDLSSVPLTSLMADSGLAASGKQVKDALQRNSVFVNGVAKGLDDNMSAADIFKSENGYYGKYFLVKLGKKKHHLFVL